GGCACCGCCGATGAAGTTGTTCGAGACGCCGGAAATGAAGATGCCATTATTCATGTTACCCAGGGTGTTTGTTCCGTTCACGTCCGTGCCAATGAGATTCCCCTGCACCACGTTGGTGCTGGCGCTGGAACTGTCAATGGACACGCCGCTAAGTTGGTTGCCGGAAATAAGGTTCCCGGCGCCGGTCAGCGCTCCACCAACAGCGTTGCCAGAGGCATTGAAAATCTCGACGCCGCTGTAGGCGTTGGCCAGTTTGTTCGTGCCGTTGACATCCGTGCCGATGAAATTTCCCTGGATCTGGTTGGCCGTTGCACCGCCGGTATTGAGGAGCACGCCGCGGCCGCCGTTGCCGGAAATGACATTGCGCAGCGTCGGGTTGGTGCCGCCGATCACATTTCCCGTGCCGCCGGAAATCGTCACGCCATCGGCAGTGTTGCTGATGGCGGCGGTCCCGTTGACATCGGTGCCGATGAAGTTGCCCTGAATGAGGTTGGTCGTTGAGCCAGGATTCAAATAAACCCCACTCTGCAAATTGCCGGAGATGATGTTCCGCGCGGCAACACCGCTCCCACCGATTTGATTCCCCCTGCCACCGGAAATGGCGATGCCGTTTTGCGCGTTGCCCAGACGCTTGGTGCCGGTGACATCGGTGCCGATGAGATTTCCCTGGATTTGATTTCCGACGGCGGTCGCGTTCAGGAGGAAGATGCCATGCTTGTTGCTGCCGGAAATCAGGTTGCGGTTCGTGATGTCAATGCCGCCCACCAGATTGCTGGCGGACAGAATCGTGATCCCGCCAAACCCGCTGGCGGTATTGCCGTTGCCCAGCGAGTTGGTCCCATAAACCCCAGTACCAATGAAATTTCCATGGATGACATTGCCGCCGTAGGTTTCGATTCGGATTCCTTCTCTTGCGAATTGGTCAATCGCCAACCCTCTGACCACGCAATTGGGCGCGAGCAGGTAAAGCCCGCTGGCACTGCTGCCGGCCAGGAGGCCGTTCAATTCGATGAGCGGTTGACCGGCATACCCGATTTGCGTCGTCCCATCGATCCTCACAGTTTCGGTGATGGACGGCAGTTGAGCGACCAGATTGATGGTGAAGGGTCCGGCACCCGGAAGGTTGAAGACCACGTCGCTCCCTGGATTAGCGTTGGCGTCGAGGATCGCCTGCCGCAGCGACCCGGGAGGTGGGGAGACATTATTGTCATTGGCGTTGGTGACGGTTAGCGTTGACGCTTGAATCGAAAAAAAAACCGTCCCGATTCCGACACAGGCACAAGCAAGCCAGATTTTGGCCCAACGGGACGGGGTTCCGCGCATACCTTGCATTTGAGGCGGCAATCTAGCACAAATTGCAGTCGTCGCAAGCACGAAGAACGTTCCAGAGAACGGCGACATTTGGGGATCGGTTCAATCAACCCGGAATGTGCCTTCAAAACTAATTCAAAAAGAAGATTGACAGAGACTGGGCGCACTGCTAGACAGTGATCATTGATAGTAGGCCAACTCAAACCTCTTATGAAACTCAACTCATTTACCTCGCTGGTGGTCGTGGGCACGACTCTGTGTTTTCTCGGCGGACCCGCATTTGCCGGGAAGACGCCGCAATTGGATTCGTTCAGAAAAGAATTGAAAAGCGTACCGGTGCCTGAAATGGGCGCCAAAGCCGCTCGACTGGTAGCGGAGGCAAAAGCCGACGTGCGTGAATCAACCGCGCTCGCGGTCGTCTCCGCAGCAATCGAGTTGAAGCCGGTGGCCGCAATTGCAGTCGTCAGTGCCATCTCGCGCGAGAATCCCGACGTCGCGCCCGCCACTGCAGCGCGCGCGGCGGGTCTGCTGCCGAAAGATGCGGCTGCCATCGCAAAAGCTGCGGCCGGTGCCGCACCAGCACAGGCGGCCAAGATTGTTCTGGCGGTCTGTAAGGCAGTGCCCGCAAAGTATGCCGCCGTGGCGACCGCCGTGTCGCAAGCGGTGCCGTATGCCAGCAAGGAAATCGTGGAGGCAGTTACAACCGCGTTGCCATCCCTGAAACCCTTTGTCGAACGCGCCGACACGAACTTGGCCGGTCGCAGTAAATCCGTCGGCAGCATCATGGCCCAAACAGAAAGTTTGGTCGCATATACAGCGCAATTGACGGGCACCACCTCGGAAAAAATCATCACGTCCCCGACTTCAAACCCAATCCTGCTCTCCGGCGCTCCAAGTCCGCAGGGGCCTGTTCTTGCTGCCTTGCCCCCGCCAACTGTTGGTCCGCCGTTCACGCCTTTGGGCGGAACCCCGACGGAGTTGAACCGGACGAATACCGGCCAGATTCCGCCCGGCGGGGTGCGTTACTCCAGCCCATGACGCTGTGTGGATTTTCAATAGAGGCCCGTTTTTTCACGAAACGGGCCTTCGTATTTTGCAGAGCGAGTGTTTGAAAACTCCAACGTGCGCTGGACGACGGTAGCGACCGGCATCCGCGACTGACCCGGCGCCAGGGCGCCTTAGCTGACGGGACGCCCGACGCTACTACAACAGCTAGGACGCCCATGGTTCGCTGGATCTTGCCTTCGGCAACTCCGTCCCGACCACGAGCATTTTTTCCTATGCGGGACTCTCGACTGAGAGTATCCTCGTGGACAACGTAGCCATGCGCGCAGGCAAAAAGATTCAGTGGACTGGCGCCGACCTGTAGTTGACCAAGCAGCCGGAAACCAGCCAGTTTGTTCGCACTGAATAACGCATCGGCTGGTTGATGCAAACAAACACATGATCCTCTAAACGAAAGGAACAAAATGAACATCAAACCGGTGAACACAAAATCTGTTATTGCAACGGGAGTGCTGCTGAGCATTTTCGCTGTCCAGTCCAACCTTCGCGCCGAAGACTTCGCGCCGGACAAAGAGGGATTCATTCGGGACTGGCTGATGCTGGCGCCCATCCAGTTGGCGTCAGATGCCGAAGGCGGGGCGGCCATCGAAAAGAATCAGATTCCCGACGAAGGACAAGTGAAGCCCAAAGCGGGAGACAAAGTGACCGTGAGCGGCAAGGAATTGACCTGGAAGAAAGTCAAAGCCAGCGATTACACTCTGGACCTCAACGCGATTCTCAAGGAGCAGACGGAGAAGACGGTCGGCTACGCTGTTTGTTACGTTCGAACGGAAGAAGAGCGGAAGGATTTGCAGTTGAAGATGGGCAGCAACGACCAGGGAAAAGTCTATCTCAACGGGAAGCTCCTTCTAAAAACCTCCGAGCCGCGCCCGCTGCAACAGGACGAGGACGTCGCCCGCAACCTTACGCTGAACAAAGGTGTGAACGTGGTGGTTTTCAAAATCTTCAACGAAGGCGGAAGTGATTGGCAGGGCTGTCTGCGTTTCACTGACGCGAAAGGCAAGGCCGTCACGGACATCGTCATCCGGCTGGAGCCGTAAAGCAGGTCGAGATTTTGTCAGCGGCGAATGGCCGCTGGCAAATGAGCGGTGAAGACGTTGATTTGCGGGTGGGCGTGAGGACTAGTTTGATTTGTTCGTGTTCCCGTTCTTCGGCGCGGGAAGGCCGTATCGTAATCGAGAATTCTCCTCCGCGCTTGATCCTCGCGGCGATGCCGGCGGACGTAGGGTTGCCATGCGCTCTTCATCGGCCTTGTTTTCTGCCGCCGTTGCAGGCTGCGGCCAGACCCAATCGCGACCAAGTTGCCAGGCTCGCGATTTGGAATCACCCGGCAATCTTGGATCGCCGCCATCGTCGTTACCATCCTCGCCGATTGAGTAGAGCAAGAATGTTCCGTCCGCGTTGAGCCGATAACGCAAGGGCTGGCCGTCCACGGGGTCGAGCGGAACGGTGGAAATAAACTCCGGCACGAGCGCGATTAAGTCCGGCGGATAAGTTCCGCGGCGCATTTGATACCGCTTCAACGCAATGGCCGTCACCGCCAATCGCTGTTCAGCTTCGACAGTCAGAACTCTTTGAAGAGACTTGGCGGTTGCCCGCGCCCCGCCAGCAAAGATTCGACGCATGTCCATATCATCAACATCCATCTTGTGTCCCAACTCTTCTTTCCACGCCGGATCGAGTTTCGCCAACGCGCTTTTTTGTTGTTGAAGCGCCGGGTAAAACGAGTGGTTTGTTTGGACAAGGCGGACGGCGTTCAGTTGCGCTTGATAAATCTTGAGTGCGTGCAACTCGTCCGTGAAGGACCAAGAGAAACGCCACATCGTCAATTCAGCCGTAGTTTTTGCGAGGGATTGAAACCAATCCAAACCTTTCGCCCGGGAATAGACCAAACCACTTCTGAAATTACGATACGCCGCGCTTGATTTTTTTAGATCAGCAATAGTCATTTCTGCCATCGCACGCTCCATCAACATCGCGCTTTCTTCGGCACGAATGAATTCCAAGTCTGACCAACCACGCCCCAATGCAGTGAGTTGCTTATCGGTGACTTTGGGTGACTGCAATAGCTCCCAGTTGGCGCTCCAGGCAATGTGCGCGATCGCAACCCGCACGAGTTGGGAATCAGGATTGGCTCGTCTCGCAAGCCTTTTACGAGAGCAAGCATGGCGAGTACGTTGGTCGTAGCTGATGCGACCTCGTCGCGATGTAAATCGCAAGTTGTAGCAGCGGACAAACGTTTCGCGGACTTTCTCATCGGCGCAAGATGAGGCAAAGGAAGAGATCCACCTTTTTTGTAATCAAGTTGAAAATCAAATGCAGGACGATCAATAATTTGCTGGAGCAATTGCAGCGCCTCGTTTTCGTTGGCGAGCGCGGCTTCAACTTCCTCCCACGAATTTGTGTTCTCCGTGCTCCGGATATTCGGTTGCATCCAGCCAATCATTGCCTTACCCGGTGCGACCATGCGCATGGCGGGCGGAGGATTGCGATCCAACAAGTCCTGATTGGTATTCAGAAGCGATGCGGCCTGCTGAAAAATGGGGGCGCTGTTTTGTTCTGGTCGTACAGGTGGTGGAACAAGTTGCGACATCTCTAGCGGCTCGCCGTTGGCCTTAAGTTCAGCGACATAGATATTAACAGCGACGCGCAAATGTCGGTGGTAAAGATAGGGAATGAGAACCGCCACGCCCAACACCACGACAATGGCGCATAAGATTTTGCGGCGCTGGCTCATGCTTTCAAGAAGAACCCTCGCTGCTTTTCACTGATCGGCGCGCCGAGTTTTTCGAGGACTTGCAGCATATCTTCCCAGACTTTGCGCTTTTCACTCAATGCCTGGTTGCGCAACAGGTAAGCCGGATGATACGTCGGCATGAGCGGCGTGCCGCGATACGTCTGCCATTGGCCGCGAAGTTTCGTGATGCCGACAGTTTTGCCAAGCAGTCCTTCAATGGCGGTTCCGCCCAGCGCGACAATCACTCTGGGCCGGATCAAATCAATCTGCTCGTGCAGATACGAAATGCAGGTCTGCATTTCTTCCGGCGTCGGCTTGCGATTGCCGGCGCTTTGGCCGGGCGTGTCAGGACGGCATTTCAGAATGTTGCCGATATAGACCTCGCTCCGCCGCAACCCCATCGTCTCAATGATCTTTGTGAGCAACTGACCCGCCTTGCCGACAAACGGTTCGCCTTGCTCATCTTCGTCCGCGCCGGGCGCTTCACCGACGAACATCAGCGGCGAATTGATGTCACCGACGCCGAAGACCACGGTCTTCCGCGAAGCAGCGAGATGCGGACATTTCACGCAGACCATCGCACGCTGGCGCAACTCGGCGAACGCGGCGGCCTTCTCGGCCGGCGATTTCGGATTTGCGATTTGCGATTGAGAATCGCTGGACAATTCGAGCGACAGTTCGGCGGCGGACGGTGCGGACTTGGGAAGTTCCGGCTGCCGCTGGCCGGCTTCTGACCGCGCGGGTTCGGTTGAGGATGCTACGCGGGCCGGCGCGGGTTTTGGTGGCGGCTGCGACAAGGCGCGCAGCGTTTCTGGTGACACGGGGACGTGGCGGACGCCGCGCGATTTCAGTTCCTCCAGATGTTGAATCGTGGCGTCGAGAAGTTGATCGTAGTCGCTGGACACAACTGCATCTTAGCGCGAGCAAGAAAGTGCGCACGAAAAATTTTGCCGGCCACGCGCTCAGGCAATCAGCTTCTCCACCACTTCGCCGGCAACGTCCGTCAGCCGGAAGTCGCGGCCTTGGAAACGATACGTCAGCTTCGTATGGTCGAAGCCAAGCAAGCGCAGGATGGTCGCGTGCAGATCATTGACGTGCACCTTGTCGGTCGTGGCGTTGAAACCGAATTCGTCCGATTCACCGATGGTAACGCCCGGCTTGATGCCGCCGCCCGCCAGCCACATGGTGAAGCAATTCGGATGATGGTCGCGACCGTCGTTGCCACCCTGGACCATCGGCGTGCGACCGAACTCGCCGCCCCAAATGACGAGCGTGTCGTCGAGCATCCCGCGTTGTTTGAGGTCTCTGAGGAGTGCGGCGCAGGGACGGTCCGTGTCGCGACAGTTTTTCTTCAGGTCGGCGACGAGGTTGCCGTGCTGGTCCCAGGCTTCATGGAAAATTTCGACGAAACGCACGCCGCTTTCAACGAGGCGGCGCGCGAGGAGGCAGGCGTTCGCGAAAGTGCCTTTGCCCGGTTCGGCGCCATACATTTCTATCGTCTGCTTCGATTCCTTGGTGATGTCCATCAGGTCGGGTGCGGTGAGTTGCATCCGATACGCCAGTTCGAAGGAGTTGATGCGCGTGGCGATCTCCGGATCACCGACGACATCGAGATGCTTTTGATTCAGCCGCTTGATGCTGTCGAGCGAGTCGCGCTGGATTTGGTCGTCCACGCCCTTCGGATTTGAAAGGTAAAGCACTGGATCGCCGATGCTGCGGAACATGACGCCTTGATAAACCGATGGGAGAAAACCCGCGCCCCAATTGGACGCGCCGCCGCTTGGGCCTTTCGAGCCAGTGCTGAATACCACGAACGCGGGCAGGTCCTGCGTCTCGCTACCAAGGCCGTACGTCGTCCAGGCGCCAAGGCTGGGTCGGCCCAACTGTTGGATGCCCGTGCTCATCAGGATTTGTCCGGGCGCGTGATTGAAGGCGTCGGTGTGCATCGACTTGACGATGGCGACCTCGTCCACGACTTCGGCGAGGCGCGGCAGAAGCTCGGAGAGTTCCGCGCCGCTCTGACCGTATTTGGCAAACTTGAACTTCGGGCCGAGCAGTGCGGCGTTCGGGTTGATGAAGGCCGCGCGATAGTTTTTGATGAGGTCCGCGGGCGGGGATTTGCCGTCCCACTTCGCGAGTTCCGGTTTGTAGTCGAACAACTCCAGATGGCTCGGCGCGCCGGCCATGAACAGATAAATGATGCGTTTGGCCTTGGGCGCGAAGTGCGCCTGTCTCGGCGCGAGCGGATTCAATACGGGTGCGGCCCAGCCGTTCTGACGAAAGAGCGTGCCGAGCGCGATGGCACCCAGCCCGACGCCGCATTGTTCGAGAAACCAGCGGCGCGAAACGAGTTTCGGATCCTGGCCGAGGTAGAGATGGGCTTGGCAGTTCATTCTTCCTCCAGAGAGGATTTGGCTCTGCCAATTTTCACGCCGTGGGCGCGCGCGGTCTTGCGCATCCACGCGAGGTAACGATGCCGTTCCTCCTTTGTCATATCGAGATTGACGCGCGCCAGTTCCTCACCGAAGGCGCGGACATGGAAATCGCGTTCGATCTCGCGAATGCGCGCGAGCTTTTCCTTTGGCCAGGGTGGCAACCGGTAAGTTAATGGGGCGCGTTTCATACATCCAGCCACTCAAAGTATATCATCACATCCGGCAACCAAGTCAATGCATTCTCTGGGACGAGGCCGGATTCCAGCAATGACGCTTTCGTTTCGTCAAGGTATCTTCGCAGGCCGTAATTTTTCAGCGGGTTTTCGGGCAGGTGCCTTCCAGCGCAATCAATTCGTAACGCATGTTCTTCTCGTAACGACAACTCTTTTCCCGCACGGGCTTTTCTGACGGCCGAAACGTAAGGACGCAGATGCCGTTCGAGGATGCGGATGCGGACGCGATCCAGTTCTTCCCACAGCTTGCGTTCCGCATTCAGCGCGCCCGCGATCCGGCGGTCCTGATATTGCGCAAGTTGGATGGCGGGGCGGCGCGCAGCAATTTCCGGAGGGCAGGTGTATTGTGCGAGCAACTCCGCGAGCGTATCAGCCTCAAAAACATGAAACCATCCCCGCTGATCGTCGGCCTCAATCATGCGCACGCCCAGCGCCGTGATGAACGCCCAATCTTTGTCGCGGTTGGTGCGTTTCATTTCCGCAACGGTGTGCGGTCCGGCGTACAACCCAAAAACATCCTGTGTCCACGGCGACGACTCGCGCAACGCGTGACCGAAGACTTCGAGCGTGGTAACTTCCGGTTGCGTGCCCCACTGAAAATGGCTGGTCCAACCGCCGCGATGCCAGCGGGCGTCCAAGGGCGGGCTGATGTTGCCGCGATAATGACAGGGCTGGCTGGACACAGTCGTTTCCGCCAGCAGGTCGAGCAGGGTTTGAAACGAATTTGTGTGGCAAAGCAAATCGCAGTCTTTGGTTGTCTCGGCGACGCCGTAGTGGACACAGGCCAAGCCACTGGTGATCGCGCATACGACACCGCGCGAGCGCAGCGTCCGGACAAAGTCCTCGAAGAATAAATGAAGTTCGCTGTCAGTCACGGCGAGCGAAGACTACTCTTTCGTAATCGTCTCGTCGAGGTTGAGCAGCACGCGGGACACGACGGTGTATGCGGCCAGTTGCGTCGGCGTCGCACCGGCCGGCAAGTCGGCGGGCTTCTCGTTCTTGCCGGTGGCAAGTTCGAGTGGGCTCACCCAACCCTCGGCGATGCGTTTTTTTTCCTTCTCGAGCAACGTGAGCAGCTCTTTCCGCTCATCCTCCGTCGGCTGACGACTCAAAGCGCGGCGAAATGCGTAATCAATTCGAAGGGCGTCGGTCTTGCCGCCTTCCGCCAGTGCCTTGCGGGCGAGGGCTTGGGCGCACTCGACGAACTCCGTCTCGTTCAACGACACGAGCGCTTGCAGCGGCGTGTTCGAGCGCATCCGCCGCACGCACGAGAAATCGCCGTTCGGCGCGTCGAAGGTTTGTAGCATCGGGTACGGCGACGTGCGGAATTTGAAAATGTAGAGGCTGCGGCGGTAACGCGCCGCACCGGTCTCCACGTTCCAAACCTTGGGTCCGTAACTGGCGGGACGCTCGAATAAAAATTGCGGCGCCGGTGGATAAATGCTTCGTCCACCCATTTCCGGATTCAGCAACCCACTTGCGGCCAGCGCAATGTCGCGGACGATCTCGCCCTCGACCCGAAAACGCGGGCCGCGCGCAACCAGACGATTGTAGGGGTCGTTCTTGTAAAGTTCCGGTGTCACCCGCGACGATTGCCGATACGCCGCCGATTCCACGATCAAACGATGCAACTTTTTAACGCTCCACCCGCTGTCCATGAACTCACATGCCAGCCAGTCCAGCAATTCGGGATGCGACGGTTTCTCGCACCTCATGCCGAAATCCTCCGGCGTATCCACGAGTCCGATGCCGAAATACGCCTGCCAGACGCGGTTCACAAAGGCGCGCGCAGTCGTCGGCGATTTTTTGTCCACGAGCCATTTGGCGAACGTGAGACGCGAACCGTCGGCGTTGGGCGGCAAGGGGTGCAGGAATGAAGG
The sequence above is drawn from the Verrucomicrobiota bacterium genome and encodes:
- a CDS encoding uracil-DNA glycosylase — translated: MVCVKCPHLAASRKTVVFGVGDINSPLMFVGEAPGADEDEQGEPFVGKAGQLLTKIIETMGLRRSEVYIGNILKCRPDTPGQSAGNRKPTPEEMQTCISYLHEQIDLIRPRVIVALGGTAIEGLLGKTVGITKLRGQWQTYRGTPLMPTYHPAYLLRNQALSEKRKVWEDMLQVLEKLGAPISEKQRGFFLKA
- a CDS encoding DUF1501 domain-containing protein, encoding MNCQAHLYLGQDPKLVSRRWFLEQCGVGLGAIALGTLFRQNGWAAPVLNPLAPRQAHFAPKAKRIIYLFMAGAPSHLELFDYKPELAKWDGKSPPADLIKNYRAAFINPNAALLGPKFKFAKYGQSGAELSELLPRLAEVVDEVAIVKSMHTDAFNHAPGQILMSTGIQQLGRPSLGAWTTYGLGSETQDLPAFVVFSTGSKGPSGGASNWGAGFLPSVYQGVMFRSIGDPVLYLSNPKGVDDQIQRDSLDSIKRLNQKHLDVVGDPEIATRINSFELAYRMQLTAPDLMDITKESKQTIEMYGAEPGKGTFANACLLARRLVESGVRFVEIFHEAWDQHGNLVADLKKNCRDTDRPCAALLRDLKQRGMLDDTLVIWGGEFGRTPMVQGGNDGRDHHPNCFTMWLAGGGIKPGVTIGESDEFGFNATTDKVHVNDLHATILRLLGFDHTKLTYRFQGRDFRLTDVAGEVVEKLIA